CGGAATGCAAGCCAATCGCGGGAACCAAGCGCAAAAACGAAACTGAAGACAGCAACCCGGCGCCAGCGAAGAAGGATAAACCCCTTCACGAACTCATCCACATCACGGCTTCGATGTTTAACAGCTGCCAGGCGCCGCTCCAATACTGGAACTACCCACCCAGTACAGCAGGCCGCCTTCACAAAAGACATTGGTCCGCGTTGGATTTAGCGACTAGGGTCTTCAACCACGACCTCGCCAACATCGTCTTTGCCTGGGGTGAGAAGCACGATATCATGGCTATGCTCTTCCAGACTCCAACGTCGACGCAACTCAGCGGCGATATGTCTTCATACACCGAGTGCCGAAGAGTCCGGGATCGTCTCAAGCCTGGAGACAACAACACCTCTCCAGTCTGGCCGACTTTCCATGAAGCAATGATAGCGATGCTTCTTTTTGCCAACAAACCGCCTTTGCGGTGGAAAGATTGCTCGGCTTGGACAAAGCTTATCACCCATCTCTGCTCGTACGACTCGGGCAATCCGACGATGATAACTGTTCTGGACGAACTCCTTACCgcagctggacgacggcgactcGCTACCAAGACGGCCTGCCCAGCTGATACCACAGCAACACAGACAGCAGCAGTCACCAAAGCTGCCACCAAGTATCAGGTGCCCGACCACCACCAGAAGCTATTTGACTACGCTCTCGACACGGCCAAGACGAACAATCTCCGATCAAGATTGCAAATGCGAGGCCTCGCCATCGAGCTGGACAATCTCGGATGGGAGGATCTGGCGAGATACGGCGAGAAAATGTTCGACACGACGGTCGCAGAGGATGACCGCAAGCAGATTCGATCGAAACTAGTCGCCGAACTGGCGGCAAGAATGAACGGCGACTCTAGCACCCTTCTGCCGCCGCACTACACATTCACGTGCGAATGCGGAATCCAAACAACTTTCCAAAGCGGCGTGTGGATGCCGAAGCACAAAACGGCCACGACGACTGACGACAAGCAGGCTACGGCAGAGAAGGAAGGCATAGTTCAAAGGGTTTGACTGCACTACTATTGGGGGTTCTTATTTCCTTTTGTTCATTTCTTTTCTATTGCATGCTTCCCTCTGCAGCATTAAGCGACAGCGATGGTCGATCCTGCGTAACAAGTCCGGGTCGGAGCAAGATTGCCTGGGCAAAGGCAGGGGAAGCTTGGCAACTAAACGGATCTGGTTCCGGGCATTGATATTAGAGCGGTTTGGTTTGGAACTGggacgactacgacgacgacgacgacgacgacacgtTACGACGAGGAACAACGAGGGACAACAACGGACGGCTGCCGAACTACTCGCTGGCAACATAGGCCGACGAAGGACCAACGAATTCGTCTATATTTCTAGAATAGGGATTTAAGAACTTGAGGAATAGATAAATACACATGACCACGTCTTGGGGCATTGGATTTGTTATCGTCATCTGGCTTGTGTCTTGCTAGTTCTGAGACTCACACGGCATCGGTTACTACGCCTGAGCATGCCTAATACATCATGCGTGATCCTCACGATTCATGGATAAGCCACAGACGGTAGAAGCAAGCAAACATTAGAGACTTCTCAGGGGCGAGGATTAGGATATACCCTAGCGTTAGTTTCTAAACAAGAGCCTGAACATGCCTTGTTTGTGGTCGGCTGTCTTACTCTCGGACACGATGCGTAACGATTAGTATCTGTTTTGGTACGCCGTTGTTGGAGGAGCTCTTGTGTCGTCTCTCAAAACAATTCATAGAACCACCGTAGCTCACGACACTTCTAACCCGGTTACCTCGGATTTCCGTGCCGAAACAAGTCATCCATGGCCCCTAATTACGTCCACCTGGCATTACTTGCGGCACACACGCACCGTTCAGCCATCTGAGGCGACATACTTGGCCTCTGCATGATCGTTCCGGCAGATTCTCAACAGACACTCAACTAATATCTACAATGCGTGCTTGATGCTGCGCGCAGTGTGGCCAAATGCTTGGTGCAGACCAAATCCTGTTGAGTCGCTTGCATGGGAGTGCACTTAATGCCAAAGAGAGTGGTCGGTTAATTGCATTACCGTTGCTATGGTTGATCTTGAGTGGTATCACTTGCTGTTCATCCAGTATCTCGCCACGTCAGCAGCCCAGCATTGTCTCAAACCAACACCAACTGTCCCCTAACGTTTAACGCATCAATCGAAAGCAGTTTACACGACCTTTCATTTACTGCTTGTGACACCAGAGTCACAAAATCGCCGGTTCAGACTTTTGATTAACCTCAAAACATAGTGCTAGCCAGCCACCTCGTTGTCGTGTATGTACGGGTATCTGCCATTCTTCATCGTGACATTCCTCTCCCAGAAAGATCGAGGAATCAGTACGACAAACCGGCGATATCTGCAAGGCCCGAGTAAAGAGCGCATGGGTAATCAGCCACAAGCGACATCGCCACCGATACACCACTGGATCCGCCGGCACCCAGGAGGCCCAGCTCGAAGCCAAGAGCCCCTCCGACCTTTGACCATCCAACACCATTGCCAGGGTTATTCGCAAAGCTGCCCCACACGCCCTGCATGTAAGAGCTGAGGTTGATCTGCTGCTGCGTCGCCGACCCGAACTTGTTATACTGGGGGTAAGTGCCAAAGACTGAGGGAATCTCGCTCGTGTGGTATGCGCCGGCGTTGGGAAAGATGCTAGTGGAAGGGAACGAAGCGTCGAAGCGGTAACGGTAGGCTGTGTAGCCATTCCAGGCGAGGAAGCTGGACAGCGTTGATGTTGTGCATGTAAAGACTGCGTCGGTGATGATTCTGTACGGGTGTTAGTTCAGCAAGTCAAGAACGCTCTTATGAGTCTTCTGGATGTTTGCATACCTGTCGGCTACAGCATAGAGATCTTTGACACCCTTCGCAGAATACCCGGCAAGTACCGAGTTCTTGGTGGCGGTCGAACTGATACCCACTTTGGAAAGCGCAGAATCCAAGGCAGACGCGCCATCTGCGTTGTTCTCCACGGCAAGGAAGACGCGAGCTTCGTTGAGCGTGGTGCCAATCAAGACAGGGATCTTGGGCCACTTCTTGGAAGTGATGCTGCCCCTGACATCACTGACCGAGGTACCATCGCCGTTGACAGGAGGGAACACCAACGCGGCCGATTCGATGTATGCCTTGATATCCGTGGCGGGCAACAGCCGCAGGCAAGCAATGGGCGAAGGGGCCTTGTCGCATGCAAACTGCTTGAGAACCTTCTTATAGCTGTCCGATCCGGAACCCACGAGAAGGGACTGCTGCGACTGCATGATGGCAGCCGAGAATGGCAGCGGGCTTGGCGGGTTCGCGAGCAGTTGCTTCACAGACTCGCCCCCGGCGGACTCGCCAAAGATTGTCACGCGCGACGGATCTCCGCCGAACGTGGCGATGTTGTCTTGCACCCACCGCAAGGCAAAGCGTTGGTCCAAGAATCCCGAGTTTTGAGAACCGGTTGGAACCTCGGGCGAATTGGAAAACCCAAAGACTAAGCTGACCGTCAGCCTGCTTCCGCCGGATAGGTGTCTCAGTGAAATGCACTTACTGTTCGTTCGGTAGTTGATCGTCACAACAACCACGTCTTGGGAGATGGCAAGCGAGCTTCCATCATAGATCGGCAGACTGGCGGTTCCAAATTGGAGGTTTCCCTGCACGAGTCAGCGTGATTGACATCTGGCGTCATCGGTGACGTGTACGTACAGGAAACAGCCAAAACATCACGGCCTTCTTGCTTGAGTTCGATGCGTTGGGGGGCGTGAAGACATTGAGATATAAGCAGTCTTCGCTCTCTTCTGTGAGAGCTCCGGTGGGATTTCCAAAGTACTGCTTCTGCAAGACTTGCGCGTTTCCAGTGTTTGTAAATTGCTGAATGCATGCCGGCCGAAACGCCGTTGCGGATAACGGGGACGACCATGAAGGTGCTGCCTCGGGCGGAGAGAACCGCTCCGGCGGTGACTTGGCAAACGGCACCCCCAAGTACGCGTTGGCGTAGTTTGTTGATCCAGCTGGCTGGGTTGTGGTTCCTATCACTACGCCGGACGCAATGGTTACAGTTGGCCCGGCATTTGATGCCGGCAAAGCAAACGCTCCCAAGATGAAAGTCGATGAGAAGAGAATTTGAGCGAGTGAGGATTGGTGGCGGCACCCCATGGTCGAAATAAAAGTCTTTGAGAGACACTGGAAACCAAACAAGGGTATGAGAGGCCTAATGATGCTCGTTGCGAGAAGTGGTTTCATGAGACGCTGGTCCTGCTTTATGTGTTCTCCATATCAATAGCTGCCATAAATTCTCATCACCGATCGGATGGTCCGACAGTCAATATTCGAAGCGCCACTGAGAAACTACCGTGTCTTTGTGCGGCTAGGGAGACAAATACTACACCAACTAAGACAAGCCGGTCGGCTATCGAGTCATGGTGGCAAGGTGCTCCGATCAATCCCATACTAACACGAGCGATGTTGCTGCTAAAACACCAAGAACCTTTTTCTAGGGCGAGAAAACAAGCGTTTGTCGCATGTGGCCAAGCCTGCCTCGGGCCGTGGAGCAAGTCCGAGAAAGCGCAGGTTCCGAGCTCGTACAAATGGCAATGTCTTCTTTGATCCTCAATCTCCAGGGCCGTTCTAGGCAAGGCATTGCCGATGGCGTTAGGTACACCCGAAGTCTCGGAAGAGAGCCCGGACTGGGAAAGGTCTAGCTAGCGGGCGAAAGTGGTTCAACAAGACGGCGTGGATGACTGGATGACAGCAGGGCTTTTTTGCGCTTCTGCTCAAGGGGTGAAATCGGCACCGAACTACAAGGCACTGTAAAACTGGACAGTCTCGCAAAATACCGACAACACCTCCATAGTCTCCGAGACATTGACTAGCCTGAGACATTTCATTGACTGCTCTTTCCAGACCGATGTTCCCCGTTTGGTGCTGAAACAATTTTACGTTTCTCTCATATGGAATTGATCGAT
This sequence is a window from Colletotrichum higginsianum IMI 349063 chromosome 8, whole genome shotgun sequence. Protein-coding genes within it:
- a CDS encoding Carboxylic ester hydrolase, which gives rise to MGCRHQSSLAQILFSSTFILGAFALPASNAGPTVTIASGVVIGTTTQPAGSTNYANAYLGVPFAKSPPERFSPPEAAPSWSSPLSATAFRPACIQQFTNTGNAQVLQKQYFGNPTGALTEESEDCLYLNVFTPPNASNSSKKAVMFWLFPGNLQFGTASLPIYDGSSLAISQDVVVVTINYRTNIFGFSNSPEVPTGSQNSGFLDQRFALRWVQDNIATFGGDPSRVTIFGESAGGESVKQLLANPPSPLPFSAAIMQSQQSLLVGSGSDSYKKVLKQFACDKAPSPIACLRLLPATDIKAYIESAALVFPPVNGDGTSVSDVRGSITSKKWPKIPVLIGTTLNEARVFLAVENNADGASALDSALSKVGISSTATKNSVLAGYSAKGVKDLYAVADRIITDAVFTCTTSTLSSFLAWNGYTAYRYRFDASFPSTSIFPNAGAYHTSEIPSVFGTYPQYNKFGSATQQQINLSSYMQGVWGSFANNPGNGVGWSKVGGALGFELGLLGAGGSSGVSVAMSLVADYPCALYSGLADIAGLSY